A section of the Rhizobium sp. Pop5 genome encodes:
- a CDS encoding cisplatin damage response ATP-dependent DNA ligase, whose protein sequence is MKAFADLLDRLVLTPSRNGKLKLLTDYFSDTPDPDRGYGLAAIAGTLEVRNVKPAMLRELVLERMDDVLFRYSYDYVGDLAETISLVWDNERDIDRSALAQPRLGEVVTRMNALGRTEVRSFVRDLLDRLDLSGRFAFIKLATGALRIGVSARLAKQALADLGGKDVTEIETLWHGLQPPYETLFDWLAGGEKPVLATPAIFHSVMLANAVEEGDLDGLDPADYAAEWKWDGIRVQLSRSGDRRKIYSRSGDDISGAFPDVLDAINFSGVVDGELLVGGTARSNSPTRTFSDLQQRLNRKTVTAKMLADYPAFIRTYDLLFDAEEDVRGRTYIDRRNRLTEIIDRAPHDRFDLSPLVPFTSWEELDNLRAAPPDPVIEGVMIKRRDSIYQAGRMKGPWFKWKRNPYNVDAVLMYAQRGHGKRSSYYSDFTFGVWADDEDGEQLVPVGKAYFGFTDAELELLDKFVRNNTTERFGPVRAVRADKDFGFVVEVAFEGINRSTRHKSGVAMRFPRIARLRPDKPSYEADRLRTLIAMIDAKPE, encoded by the coding sequence ATGAAAGCCTTCGCCGACCTCCTCGACCGCCTGGTGCTGACCCCCAGCCGCAACGGCAAGCTGAAGCTGCTCACCGATTATTTCAGCGACACGCCGGACCCAGACCGCGGTTATGGCCTTGCCGCCATCGCCGGCACGCTGGAAGTGCGCAACGTCAAGCCCGCCATGCTGCGTGAACTGGTGCTGGAGCGCATGGACGACGTGCTGTTTCGCTATTCCTACGATTATGTCGGCGATCTCGCCGAAACCATCTCGCTCGTCTGGGACAATGAGAGGGATATCGACCGCTCGGCTCTTGCTCAGCCGCGTCTCGGGGAGGTGGTCACCCGCATGAACGCGCTCGGCCGCACCGAGGTGCGCAGCTTCGTGCGCGACCTGCTCGATCGGCTGGATCTGTCCGGCCGCTTCGCCTTCATCAAGCTTGCGACTGGCGCGCTCCGCATCGGCGTTTCCGCCCGTCTCGCCAAGCAGGCGCTCGCCGATCTTGGCGGCAAGGACGTCACCGAGATCGAAACGCTGTGGCATGGCCTGCAGCCGCCTTACGAGACATTGTTCGACTGGCTAGCGGGCGGCGAGAAGCCGGTGCTGGCGACCCCGGCGATCTTCCATTCCGTCATGCTCGCCAATGCGGTCGAGGAGGGGGATCTCGATGGTCTCGATCCGGCCGACTACGCCGCCGAATGGAAATGGGACGGCATCCGTGTCCAGCTCTCGCGTTCCGGCGACAGGCGCAAGATCTATTCCCGCTCCGGCGACGACATTTCGGGCGCTTTTCCCGATGTTCTCGACGCGATCAATTTCTCCGGTGTCGTCGACGGCGAGTTGCTGGTCGGCGGCACCGCGCGCTCCAACAGTCCGACCCGCACCTTCTCCGATCTGCAGCAACGCCTGAACCGCAAAACCGTCACGGCGAAAATGCTTGCAGACTACCCGGCCTTCATCCGCACATACGACCTGCTCTTCGACGCGGAGGAGGATGTTCGCGGCCGCACCTATATCGATCGTCGCAACCGGCTGACTGAGATCATCGACCGCGCCCCCCACGATCGTTTCGATCTCTCGCCCCTCGTTCCTTTCACATCATGGGAGGAACTCGACAATCTGCGCGCCGCCCCGCCCGATCCCGTCATCGAAGGCGTGATGATCAAGCGCCGCGACAGCATCTACCAGGCCGGCCGCATGAAGGGCCCCTGGTTCAAGTGGAAGCGCAATCCTTATAATGTCGACGCGGTGCTGATGTATGCGCAGCGCGGCCATGGCAAGCGCTCCAGCTATTATTCCGATTTCACCTTTGGCGTCTGGGCCGACGACGAGGACGGCGAACAGCTGGTGCCCGTCGGCAAGGCCTATTTCGGCTTTACCGATGCAGAGCTCGAGCTGCTCGACAAGTTCGTGCGCAACAACACCACCGAGCGCTTCGGTCCGGTGCGCGCGGTGCGCGCCGACAAGGATTTCGGCTTCGTCGTCGAAGTGGCCTTCGAGGGCATCAATCGCTCCACGCGGCACAAGTCGGGCGTGGCCATGCGCTTCCCCCGTATCGCCCGCCTTCGTCCCGACAAGCCTTCCTACGAGGCCGACCGCCTGCGCACGCTGATCGCCATGATCGACGCCAAGCCGGAGTGA
- a CDS encoding S9 family peptidase, whose amino-acid sequence MSSHEQNSFFRQRRAVLAGLAGALVLPQMAAAFDVPDEPRLAKHDYAKVRHHFRTKLLKKGPAPDKYEPLNAPADADKIFYRSGSGGELELAAWVSRYKRERSAKPAVLFLHGGNAMGVGHWQLMKPYIDAGYVVMMPSLRGENGQMGNFSGFYDEVDDVLAATERLAHLPGVDPQRLFIAGHSIGGTLTMLTAMSTHKFRAAAPISGNPDAFRFFNRYPEDIRFDDSNAHEFEVRSALCYAHSFKCPIRVVHGTEEAHFNDRADLLARRARAAGTHIETETVAGNHTSALPAEIEQSIRFFHGVAV is encoded by the coding sequence ATGAGCTCGCATGAACAAAATTCCTTTTTCCGCCAGCGCCGCGCCGTGCTGGCCGGTCTTGCCGGTGCACTCGTCCTGCCGCAAATGGCCGCCGCTTTCGACGTTCCCGACGAGCCGCGCCTTGCCAAGCACGACTATGCCAAGGTGCGCCACCATTTCCGCACGAAGCTGCTGAAAAAGGGGCCGGCGCCGGACAAATACGAACCGCTGAATGCGCCTGCCGACGCCGACAAGATCTTCTATCGTTCCGGCTCTGGCGGCGAGCTGGAGCTTGCGGCCTGGGTTTCGAGATACAAGCGCGAGCGTAGCGCCAAACCCGCCGTGCTCTTCCTGCACGGTGGCAATGCCATGGGTGTCGGCCACTGGCAGCTGATGAAGCCTTATATCGACGCCGGTTACGTCGTGATGATGCCGTCACTGCGCGGCGAAAACGGACAGATGGGCAACTTCTCCGGCTTCTATGACGAGGTCGACGACGTCCTTGCCGCCACCGAGCGTCTGGCGCATTTGCCGGGTGTCGATCCTCAGCGTCTCTTCATTGCCGGCCACAGCATCGGCGGCACACTGACCATGCTGACGGCGATGAGCACCCATAAATTCCGTGCCGCCGCGCCGATTTCGGGTAATCCTGATGCCTTCCGCTTCTTCAACCGCTATCCCGAAGACATCCGCTTCGACGACAGCAACGCGCATGAATTCGAGGTGCGGTCGGCGCTGTGCTACGCCCATAGCTTCAAATGCCCGATCCGTGTCGTCCACGGCACCGAAGAGGCCCATTTCAATGACCGCGCCGATCTGCTTGCTCGCCGCGCCCGCGCCGCCGGCACCCATATCGAGACCGAAACCGTCGCTGGCAATCACACCTCGGCGCTGCCCGCCGAGATCGAACAGAGCATCCGCTTCTTCCACGGGGTGGCAGTCTGA